In Mycobacterium sp. ITM-2016-00317, the genomic window CTCCCCACACGCCCGGCGCACCGAACACCCCACCAGTGCGGTACCGCCGGTACCGTTTAGTGTCTATACGTCGAACAGCCAACGCGAGGGAGTGAACATGCAGGGCTTCGCCGGGAAGGTGGCCGTGGTGACCGGGGCCGGATCAGGCATCGGGCAGGCCCTGGCCATCGAGCTCGGCCGGTCCGGGGCGCACGTCGCGATCAGCGACGTCGACACCGAGGGGCTGGCCATCACCGAGGAGCGGCTCAAGGCCATCGGCGCCCGGGTCAAGGCCGACCGCCTCGACGTGACCGAACGCGAAGCGTTCCAGCTCTACGCCGACGGCGTCGCCGAGCACTTCGGCAAGGTCAACCAGATCTACAACAACGCCGGCATCGCGTTCACCGGCGACATCGAGATCACCCAGTTCAAGGACATGGAACGGGTGATGGACGTCGACTACTGGGGTGTCGTCAACGGCACCAAGGCGTTCCTGCCGCACCTGATCGCCTCCGGCGACGGCCACGTCGTCAACGTCTCCAGCGTGTTCGGCCTGTTCTCGGTGCCCGGGCAGGCCGCCTACAACGCCGCCAAGTTCGCCACGCGCGGCTTCACCGAGGCGCTGCGGCAGGAGATGGGTCTGGCCGGTCACCCGGTGAAGGTGTCGTGCGTGCACCCCGGCGGCATCAAGACCGCGATCGCGCGCAACGCGTCCGCCGCCGAAGGCCTGGACGCCGAGGAACTGGCCAGGACATTCGACAAGAAGCTGGCCAGCACGACCCCGGAGAAGGCCGCCAAGATCATTCTCGACGGCGTGCGCAAGAACAAGGCGCGCATTCTGGTGGGCAACGACGCCAAGATGTTCGAGATCGTCATCCGCGCCGTCGGCGCCGGATACCAGAGCCTGTTCCCGAAAGTGGTCGCCCGGCTGACCAAGCCGAAATAGCGGGCCCGCCCCCGCGAGCGTGCGGGAAGTGCATGATTTCGACGGCGTGTCCGCCGCAAACACGCACGCTCGCGGAGAGGGGCGGAACCCTAGTTGCCGACGCCCAGTGGGTGCTCGTCGAGCCACTGCCCGGCCACCAGCGCGGGATCGTCGCCCTCGGCGACCTTGCGGCGCATGTCGGCCAGCGAGCCGGTGTCCAGCACACCGGCGATCTCGTTGAGCGCCAGCACCTGGGACTCGGACAGCTCGTTGCGCCGGTACAGCGGCACCAGGTTCTCGGCGCGGATCAGCGACGTGTTGTCCGACAGCACCACGATCTCCGACGGCACGTCGGGAGACGCGGTCGTCGTCCACGCGGCGTCAATCTGACCGGCGCGCAGCGCGGCGAACATCGCGTCGTCGTCGGCGAAACCGCGCGGCCGCGGCAACTCGCAGGTGCCCAGCGCCGGCGGGTGCGGCACCGAGACGACCGCGCCGACCGCGACATCCCCGCATCGGCGGGCCAGCGCGCTCACGTCCCGCCCGGCCCACTCGTCGGCGGTGCTTTCGGTGACCGCGACGGCGGGCTTGTCCTCGGCCGAGGTGGTGTAGTCGCCGGCCAGGATGCCCTCCGGCAGCACCGAGAGCAGCGTGCGGTAGACCTGCACATCCGAGCGCGCCGCCGACTCCGGCGCGAACCGGGTCAGCAGCCGGCCGGTGAACCCGGGCGCCACCTGGATCTCGCCGGAGTCGAGCAGGCCGAGCGGGGTCTCGGTGGCCGCCACGTGCGCGGGGTTGCCGTAGAACCGCAACGCCGCCGCGTAGAGATGGGCGATCAGCAGGGACTCCGGATCGGGCTGCGAGCCCACCGGGATCGACGGCGGCGGTGGCGGACCACCACAGCCCACCAGCACGGCCGCAGCCACCACCGCGGACCCCAGCCGTAGCCAGCGGTCCCGAAAACGCCTGCGGCTCAGGCGACTACCCCTCAGAAGCCGCGCCGACCGCGGCCGCGACCGCAGGGGCGACCCGCGGATCGAGCGCGCTCGGCACGATGTGGTCGACGGCCAGGTCGTCGCCGACGACGGAGAAGATCGCCTCTGCCGCAGCGACCTTCATCTTCTCGGTGATACGACGCGCCCCGGCGTCCAACGCTCCGCGGAACACCCCGGGGAACGCCAGCACGTTGTTGATCTGGTTCGGGAAATCGCTGCGCCCGGTGGCCACCACCGCCGCGTACTTGCGGGCCACGTCCGGGTGGATCTCGGGATCGGGGTTCGACAGCGCGAACACGATGCCCCCGGGAGCCATCGTCGCGATGATCTCCTCCGGCACCAGACCGGCCGACAGGCCGAGGAACATGTCCGCGCCGTCGAGCGCCTCGGCAACGCCGCCGGTGCGCCCGGCAGGATTGGTGCGCTCGGCCAGTTCGGCCTTGACCGGGTTCAGGTCGTCGCGCCCGCTGTGGATGATGCCCTTGGAATCCAGCACGGTCACGTCCCGGATTCCTTTGGCCAACAGGATGTTCGCGCATGCCACGCCCGCGGCGCCGGCCCCGGAGATCACCACGCGCAACGCATGCATGTCACGGTCGAGCACCTTCGCCGCGCCGTGCAGCGCCGCCAGGACCACGATCGCGGTGCCGTGCTGATCGTCGTGCATCACCGGGCAGTCCAGCGCCTCGATGACGCGGCGCTCGATCTCGAAGCACCGCGGCGCCGAGATGTCCTCCAGGTTCACCGCGCCGAAGGTCGGCCGCAGCCGGATCAGTGTCTCGACGATCTCGTCAGGATCGTTGGTGTCGAGCACGATCGGGATCGAGTCCAGCCCGGCGAACGCCTTGAACAGCGCGCTCTTGCCCTCCATCACCGGCAGCGACGCCGCGGCGCCGATGTCGCCGAGGCCGAGCACCGCGCTGCCGTCGCTGACGACCGCGACCAGCCGATTCGCCCACGTGTACTTCGCGGCCAGCGTCTTGTCCGCCGCGATGGCCCGACTGACCTGCGCCACACCGGGGGTGTAGGCGATCGACAACGCCCGCTGGGTGTCCAACGGCGACTTCAGTTCGACCGAGAGCTTGCCGCCCTCATGAGCCTCGAAGATCTCGCGGTCCTCGATGACCACCCGCGGCGTGCGCTCCACCGATCCCACTGATTCCGACACGGGCGTCAGGGTAACCGACCCCCCGAACTCACAGGAACGGGTTACCCCTCGGTGAGGGCGGCGCCGCCGCCCCGGCGCGTACGATTTCCCGGTGCCCGAAGGGCGCGTTCACGGCCGACGCCGCGCACGAGGGAGGTGACGACATGTCCTCGTTCCACCCGTCGCCGCGCCGTCAGCCCACCAAGGCGCGCGGCCTGCGGCGGCCCAAGGGCGCCGAACCGGACGCCGAGCGCATCCACGTCCCGGTCTCCCAGGCGATGGTCGACTGCGGCGTCTACTGCGAAGGACACCGGCTGCCCGGCAAGTTGACCCACGCCGCGGCGCTGACCAGGGTCCATGAACTCGAAGCGCAGGGCAGGCCCGCGTTCGTCTGGATCGGCCTGCACGAACCCGACGCACAGCAGATGCAGGCCGTCGCCGACGTGTTCGGCCTGGACGGACTCCCCGTCGAGGACGCCGTGCACGCCCATCAGCGCCCCAAGCTCGAGCGCTACGACGACATGCTGTTCCTGGTGCTCAAGACCGTCACCTACGTCGACCACGACTCGGTGGCCAAGGCCCGCGAGATCGTCGAGACCGGCGAGATCATGATCTTCGTCGGCCGCGACTACGTCGTCACCGTTCGCCACGGCGAGCACGGCGGACTCGCCGGCGTGCGCAAACGACTGGAGGCCTCGCCGGACAACCTCAGCCTCGGCCCGTACTCGGTGATGCACGCGATCGCCGACCAGGTGGTCGACACCTACCTCGGCGTCACCGAGCTCATCGAGACCGACATCGACGCGATGGAAGAGGACATCTTCTCCCCGCAGGCGCGCACCGACATCGAGAGCATCTACCTGCTCAAGCGCGAAGTCGTCGAGTTGCGTCGCGCCGTGAGCCCGCTGGCGACCGACCTGCAGAGCATCGGCACCGACCACGACGACCTGGTCAACCCCGAGATCCGCCGCTACATGCGCGACGTCCTCGACCACACCATCAAGGCCGCCGACCGCATCGCCAGCTACGACGAACTGCTCAGCTCGCTGGTGCAGGCCGCGCTCGGCAAGGTGGCCATGCAGCAGAACGTGGACATGCGCAAGATCTCCGCCTGGGTCGCCATCGCCGCTGTGCCCACCGCACTGGCAGGCATCTACGGGATGAACTTCGAGGAGATGCCCGAATTGCGCTGGGACTTCGGCTATCCCATGATCCTGCTGCTGATGACCTCGGTGTGTGTGCTGCTGTACCGGAACTTCCGCCGCAATAACTGGCTCTGAGAAGCTCAGGCAGGATTGGCGGCTCGCCGCTCAGGCAGGATTGGCGGCTCGCCGCTCAGGCAGGATTGGCGGCTCGCCGCCGTGGGTCCGTGGGGTCGACCCCGTCCTGCGCCCACGCCTGCCTCATCGCGTCGGCCCCCTTGAGCCGCACCCACGCCGCTTCCGTGGCCGTGATCGGCACCGCCGAGAGCACCGCCACCGGCGCCAACGGCTCCGGCAACACCACGTCTTCGATGTCGCTGCGCCCCAACAGGAAAGCGGTGAACGGCGCACCCTCCCACAGCGGGGTCTCGAGGTCGATCAGCGCGTCCGGCGCCAACACCAGGCCTTCGACCGCCGGGGCCGCCGCGACGATCGCCACCGACCGCGACAGCCCGGCCGGCGCCGGACCGCGCAGCGCGACCATCACCTCCGCCCGGGGGCCCTGCACCGGATCTGCCACCATCTCCGTCGGATCCACCATCGGGTATCGCGAGCACCCCAGCGAAACATAGTGTGCCGCACCATCACCGGGCCCCGCGAAGCGCAGGACGTCGATGCGTTCGGTACCGAGGAACGTCACACTCGCGACGTGCGGTTCGGCCGTGACGCCGGTACGGGCGAAGTGCTCCCGCAGCCGCGCACGGACCAGGTCCAGAACCTCGCTCATGAGCCGGCCACCGGCAGCGACAGGTTGCGACCGGTCCTCGGGTCGAACAGCTGGACATGCGCCGGGTTCAGCGCCAGCTGCAACGTCTCGCCGGCCCGCGCCGCCGAGTGCGCCGGAACACGCGCGACGGACTCGTTCGCGCCGCCGCCCGACTGCGCGGCCACCTCGGCCAGATACATCGCCTCGGCGCCGGGTCCGTCCATCCCGAAATACACGTACTTGTCGGCGCCCAGCGACTCGACCATCTCCACCGTGACATCGAAGACCAGGGCGCTGATCCGGGCGTAGGCGTCGATCACCGCGGCGTCCTCCAGGTGTTCGGGACGGATCCCGGCGATCAGATCCCCCGCGGACCGGTGGTCCCTGAGGCGGTTGTACACCGCGCCCGTCAGCGGGATCTCCCCGAACGGCAGCCGCACACCGAGCTCGGACAACGCTGCGGGAAAGAAGTTCATCGCCGGGGAACCGATGAACCCGGCCACGAACAGATTGACGGGCGCGCGGTACAACTCGTCGGGCGTGCCGACCTGCTGCACCGCGCCGCCGCGCATCACCACCACCCGGTCCCCGAGGGTCATCGCCTCGGTCTGGTCATGGGTGACATAAACCGTCGTCGTGCCGAGCCGCTTCTGCAGACGCGCGATCTCGGTGCGCATCTGGACACGCAGCTTCGCGTCCAGGTTGGACAGGGGTTCGTCGAGCAGGAATGCCTTCGGGTTCCGCACGATCGCGCGGCCCATGGCCACCCGCTGGCGCTGACCGCCTGACAGCTGACCCGGCTTGCGGTCCAACAGGTCCGTCAGATCGAGGGTTTTCGCCGTCTGCTCGACCTGGTGCGCGATCTCGTGCTTGCTTAGCTTGGCCAGCGTCAACGGAAACGCGATGTTCTGGCGCACCGTCATGTGTGGGTAGAGCGCATAGGACTGGAACACCATCGCGATGTCGCGGTCCTTCACGGGGCGCTCGTTGACCCGTTCGCCGTCGATGCGCAGCTCACCGGAGGTGATCTCCTCCAGTCCGGCGACCATGTTCAGCGTGGTGGACTTGCCGCAGCCCGACGGCCCGACCAGGATGACGAACTCGCCGTCGGCGATCGTGAGCGACAGGTCCGTGACCGCCGCCGTGCCGTCGGCGTAGCTCTTGGTCACCCCGTCCAAAACGATCTCAGCCATCGAGCTCCCTCTCACCGCACGGAACCGGCGAGCGTGCCGACCCGTCCGACGGGATTCTCCCGCCGGGCCAAGCTAGGGCCAAAGCGTCGCCGCGCGCAACATCGTCACCGCAGGCGGTCGCGGGCGTTGCGCCCGTGAGCTAGATGGTCAGCCGGGCGAGCAGATCGCGACCGCGCTCGGCGTTCTGCGGGTCGCAGAGCACGTCGTAGCGCCCGGCCACCAGCTGCATCGTCGAGCTGAAATCCCTTGTGCCGCGCGCCATCGCGTACGGGATGGCCGAGGTGATGAGGCCGAAGAAGACACCGGCGATCAGGCCGGTGGCCAGCGCGCTCCACGGATTGGGACTGAAGAAGCCCAGGATCAGACCGATGAACAGGCCCAGCCAGGCGCCGGTGAGGACGCCGCCGCCGAGCACCTTCGGCCACGTCAGCCGTCCGGTCACCCGCTCGACCTGCATCAGGTCGACACCGACGATGGTGACCTGCTGGACGGGGAACTCCTGATCCGACAGGTAATCCACCGCGCGCTGGGCTTCGGCGTAGGTGGGGTATGAACCGATTGGCCATCCCCTGGGCGGCGTCGGAAGACCCACCGGGCGGCCGCGACCGGTTGCCGAACCGCCGGGCGTCGCAGCGGGACCCTGTCCTGGCTGGAATTGGTTTGTCATCTCGTCTCACTCCTTCGCTACGACCTGCAACGCTAGTCCCTCTCGCCAACGCGCGGCACCCTCTCGCGGTGCCCGCAGCAGCGCTCACCTCGACGTTCCCGTGGTTACGCTAGGTTGATCAGCATGACGAATCCGGACAACGACGCAGGCCGCAGCGAATCGTCCGATTCCACCCCGGGTGGGTCCGAACCGTCATCGGCGGGCTTCGAAGCGCCGCCGATCGAGCAGGGTGACACCACCGACCCGACCGGGCACCAGCCGCAGTACCCGCCGCCGGCGTACAACCCGCCCCCGCCGCCGGGCTACGGCGAAACTCCCGGTTACCCGACCGGATATCCGCCGCCCGGCGGATTCGCGGCCCCGGACTACCCGCCCCCGGCATATCCCCCGCCCTACCCCGACGCGGGAGGGCCCCCGCCGTACCCGGCCCCCGGCTACGGCGGTCAGGGATACGGCGCACCCGAATACGGGAGCCCGTCGTATCCCCCGCCGCCGCCCTACGGGGCAGGCGGATACCCGCCCGCAGGGGGATGGATCGGCGCCGAGTACGGCTACGGGGCACCGGCCCCGCAGGGCACCAATTCCCTGGCGATCGGCTCACTGGTGGCCTCGTGCGTCGGCCTGTTCTGCTGTGTGGGCTCCATCATCGGCATCGTGCTGGGCATCGTGGCGATGAACCAGATCAACCAGACACAGCAGGAAGGCCGCGGCCTGGCCATCGCCGGCGTCGCCGTCGGCGTGCTCACCCTGCTGATCAGCGGTATCGCCACCATCGCGATCATGAGTTCCTGACCGCGGCCGTACCGCTCACCCGGCCGGCGGCTGGAACCTCTCACCCGTGCGCTGCATGCCCGCCGCGCGGCCCTTGCCCGCGATCACCAGCGCCATCTTGCGGCTGGCCTCGTCGATCATCTCGTCACCGAGCATCACCGCTCCCCTGGCGCCGCCGGCCTTCGACGTGTGCCACTCGTAGGCCTCGAGGATCAATTCGGCGTGGTCGTAGGCCTCCTGCCGCGGGCTGAAAATCTCGTTGCCCGCGTCGATCTGGTCCGGGTGCAGCACCCACTTGCCGTCGTAACCCAGTGCCGCGGAACGCCCGGCCACCCGCCGGAACGACTCGACGTCGGGGATCTTCAGATACGGCCCGTCGATCGCGGCGATCCCGTTGGCCCTGGCCGCCACCAGGATGCGCATCAGCACGTGGTGGTAGGCATCCCCTTCGCGATAGCCCTCGGGTTGTTCACCGACCTCCAGCGTGCGCATGTTCAGGCTGGCCATCAGGTCGGCGGGACCGAGCACCAGAGCCTGCACCCGCGGGGCCGCGGCGATCGCGTCGACGTTGGTCAGCCCTCTGGCATCCTCGATCTGGGCCTCGATTCCGATGCGCCCCAACGGGAGACCGTGGATGGCCTCCAGTTGGCGCAGCAGCAGATCGAGGGCGTGGACGTGCGACACGTCGGTCACCTTGGGCAGCACCACGATGTCCAGCGCGGCTCCGGCCCTGGCGACGACCTCGATGATGTCGGCGTGGGTCCACGGTGTGGTCCAGTCGTTGACGCGCACGCCGCGCAACTGCCCGGCCCATCCCGGCTCGGCCAGCGCCGCGGCGACCTGCTCGCGCGCCTGCGCCTTGGCGTCCGGCGCGACGGCGTCCTCGAGGTCGAGAAACACCTGATCGGCGGGAAGGCTCTTGGCCTTCTGGATCATCTTTGCGCTGCTGCCCGGCACGGACAGGCACGTCCGACGGGGCCGATACCGGTTTTCCACAACAACACTCTCTACCCTTTACAACCATGGCGTCCGTCAACAGGGTCTATGCGGCTCGGCTCGCTGGCATGGTCGTGCTCGGTCCCGACGGCGAATCCATCGGCCGCGTCCGTGACGTGGTCATCGGCATCAGTGTCGTACGTCAACAACCGCGCGTGCTCGGCCTTGTCATCGAATTGCTCACCCGCAGACGAATTTTCGTACCGATATTGCGCGTCACGGCCATCGAGCCGGGCGCGGTCACGCTGTCGACGGGCAACGTGTCGCTGCGGCGCTTCTCGCAGCGCCCCGGCGAGGTGCTGGTGCTGGGGCAGGTGATCGAGACCCGCGTCCGCGTCGACGATCCGGACCTTCCGGAACTGGCCGGAGTGGACGTCGTCGTGGTCGATCTGGCCATCGAGCAGACCCGCACCCGCGACTGGATGGTCACCAAGGTCGCCGTGCGCCAGCAGCGCCGGCTCGGCCGGCGGAGCAACGTTTACACCGTCGAGTGGCAGAACGTGCAGGGCCTCACCCCGTCCGGGCTGGCCATGCCCGACCAGGGGGTGGCCCAGCTGCTGGAGCAGTTCCAGGGCCAGCGCGCCGTCGAGGTGGCCGACGCGATCCGGGAGCTCCCCGACAAGCGGCGCTACGAGGTGGTCAACGCCTTCGACGACGAGCGGCTGGCCGACGTGCTACAGGAACTGCCGGTGGACCAGCAGGTGGCGGTGCTACGCCAGCTCAAGACCGATCGCGCGGCCGACGTGCTCGAGGCGATGGACCCCGACGACGCCGCCGACCTGCTCGGCACGATGACCCCCGCCGACGCCGAGCAGTTCCTGCGGCGGATGGATCCCGAGGACTCCGAGGACGTCCGTCGCCTGCTGAGTCACTCGCCGAACACCGCGGGCGGTCTGATGACCTCCGAGCCCGTGGTGCTCGCACCGGACACCACTGTCGCCGAAGCCCTTGCGCGCGTTCGGGATCCGGACCTGACCCCGGCGCTGGCGTCGCTGGTGTTCGTGGTGCGCCCGCCCACCGCGACCCCGACAGGGCGCTACCTGGGCTGCGTGCATCTGCAACGCCTGCTGCGGGAACCGCCCGCGACACTGGTCAGCGGCATCATCGACACCGACCTGCCCACCCTCGGCCCCGAGG contains:
- the corA gene encoding magnesium/cobalt transporter CorA, whose protein sequence is MSSFHPSPRRQPTKARGLRRPKGAEPDAERIHVPVSQAMVDCGVYCEGHRLPGKLTHAAALTRVHELEAQGRPAFVWIGLHEPDAQQMQAVADVFGLDGLPVEDAVHAHQRPKLERYDDMLFLVLKTVTYVDHDSVAKAREIVETGEIMIFVGRDYVVTVRHGEHGGLAGVRKRLEASPDNLSLGPYSVMHAIADQVVDTYLGVTELIETDIDAMEEDIFSPQARTDIESIYLLKREVVELRRAVSPLATDLQSIGTDHDDLVNPEIRRYMRDVLDHTIKAADRIASYDELLSSLVQAALGKVAMQQNVDMRKISAWVAIAAVPTALAGIYGMNFEEMPELRWDFGYPMILLLMTSVCVLLYRNFRRNNWL
- a CDS encoding general stress protein; amino-acid sequence: MTNQFQPGQGPAATPGGSATGRGRPVGLPTPPRGWPIGSYPTYAEAQRAVDYLSDQEFPVQQVTIVGVDLMQVERVTGRLTWPKVLGGGVLTGAWLGLFIGLILGFFSPNPWSALATGLIAGVFFGLITSAIPYAMARGTRDFSSTMQLVAGRYDVLCDPQNAERGRDLLARLTI
- a CDS encoding NADP-dependent malic enzyme, with amino-acid sequence MERTPRVVIEDREIFEAHEGGKLSVELKSPLDTQRALSIAYTPGVAQVSRAIAADKTLAAKYTWANRLVAVVSDGSAVLGLGDIGAAASLPVMEGKSALFKAFAGLDSIPIVLDTNDPDEIVETLIRLRPTFGAVNLEDISAPRCFEIERRVIEALDCPVMHDDQHGTAIVVLAALHGAAKVLDRDMHALRVVISGAGAAGVACANILLAKGIRDVTVLDSKGIIHSGRDDLNPVKAELAERTNPAGRTGGVAEALDGADMFLGLSAGLVPEEIIATMAPGGIVFALSNPDPEIHPDVARKYAAVVATGRSDFPNQINNVLAFPGVFRGALDAGARRITEKMKVAAAEAIFSVVGDDLAVDHIVPSALDPRVAPAVAAAVGAASEG
- a CDS encoding glycine betaine ABC transporter substrate-binding protein, whose translation is MVAAAVLVGCGGPPPPPSIPVGSQPDPESLLIAHLYAAALRFYGNPAHVAATETPLGLLDSGEIQVAPGFTGRLLTRFAPESAARSDVQVYRTLLSVLPEGILAGDYTTSAEDKPAVAVTESTADEWAGRDVSALARRCGDVAVGAVVSVPHPPALGTCELPRPRGFADDDAMFAALRAGQIDAAWTTTASPDVPSEIVVLSDNTSLIRAENLVPLYRRNELSESQVLALNEIAGVLDTGSLADMRRKVAEGDDPALVAGQWLDEHPLGVGN
- a CDS encoding DUF4190 domain-containing protein, translating into MTNPDNDAGRSESSDSTPGGSEPSSAGFEAPPIEQGDTTDPTGHQPQYPPPAYNPPPPPGYGETPGYPTGYPPPGGFAAPDYPPPAYPPPYPDAGGPPPYPAPGYGGQGYGAPEYGSPSYPPPPPYGAGGYPPAGGWIGAEYGYGAPAPQGTNSLAIGSLVASCVGLFCCVGSIIGIVLGIVAMNQINQTQQEGRGLAIAGVAVGVLTLLISGIATIAIMSS
- a CDS encoding sn-glycerol-3-phosphate ABC transporter ATP-binding protein UgpC yields the protein MAEIVLDGVTKSYADGTAAVTDLSLTIADGEFVILVGPSGCGKSTTLNMVAGLEEITSGELRIDGERVNERPVKDRDIAMVFQSYALYPHMTVRQNIAFPLTLAKLSKHEIAHQVEQTAKTLDLTDLLDRKPGQLSGGQRQRVAMGRAIVRNPKAFLLDEPLSNLDAKLRVQMRTEIARLQKRLGTTTVYVTHDQTEAMTLGDRVVVMRGGAVQQVGTPDELYRAPVNLFVAGFIGSPAMNFFPAALSELGVRLPFGEIPLTGAVYNRLRDHRSAGDLIAGIRPEHLEDAAVIDAYARISALVFDVTVEMVESLGADKYVYFGMDGPGAEAMYLAEVAAQSGGGANESVARVPAHSAARAGETLQLALNPAHVQLFDPRTGRNLSLPVAGS
- a CDS encoding SDR family NAD(P)-dependent oxidoreductase — translated: MQGFAGKVAVVTGAGSGIGQALAIELGRSGAHVAISDVDTEGLAITEERLKAIGARVKADRLDVTEREAFQLYADGVAEHFGKVNQIYNNAGIAFTGDIEITQFKDMERVMDVDYWGVVNGTKAFLPHLIASGDGHVVNVSSVFGLFSVPGQAAYNAAKFATRGFTEALRQEMGLAGHPVKVSCVHPGGIKTAIARNASAAEGLDAEELARTFDKKLASTTPEKAAKIILDGVRKNKARILVGNDAKMFEIVIRAVGAGYQSLFPKVVARLTKPK
- a CDS encoding suppressor of fused domain protein, encoding MSEVLDLVRARLREHFARTGVTAEPHVASVTFLGTERIDVLRFAGPGDGAAHYVSLGCSRYPMVDPTEMVADPVQGPRAEVMVALRGPAPAGLSRSVAIVAAAPAVEGLVLAPDALIDLETPLWEGAPFTAFLLGRSDIEDVVLPEPLAPVAVLSAVPITATEAAWVRLKGADAMRQAWAQDGVDPTDPRRRAANPA
- a CDS encoding magnesium transporter MgtE N-terminal domain-containing protein, with protein sequence MASVNRVYAARLAGMVVLGPDGESIGRVRDVVIGISVVRQQPRVLGLVIELLTRRRIFVPILRVTAIEPGAVTLSTGNVSLRRFSQRPGEVLVLGQVIETRVRVDDPDLPELAGVDVVVVDLAIEQTRTRDWMVTKVAVRQQRRLGRRSNVYTVEWQNVQGLTPSGLAMPDQGVAQLLEQFQGQRAVEVADAIRELPDKRRYEVVNAFDDERLADVLQELPVDQQVAVLRQLKTDRAADVLEAMDPDDAADLLGTMTPADAEQFLRRMDPEDSEDVRRLLSHSPNTAGGLMTSEPVVLAPDTTVAEALARVRDPDLTPALASLVFVVRPPTATPTGRYLGCVHLQRLLREPPATLVSGIIDTDLPTLGPEDALGAVTRYFAAYNLVCGPVVDENHLLGAVSVDDVLDHLLPDDWREREAETVILTAENTK
- a CDS encoding CoA ester lyase, which produces MENRYRPRRTCLSVPGSSAKMIQKAKSLPADQVFLDLEDAVAPDAKAQAREQVAAALAEPGWAGQLRGVRVNDWTTPWTHADIIEVVARAGAALDIVVLPKVTDVSHVHALDLLLRQLEAIHGLPLGRIGIEAQIEDARGLTNVDAIAAAPRVQALVLGPADLMASLNMRTLEVGEQPEGYREGDAYHHVLMRILVAARANGIAAIDGPYLKIPDVESFRRVAGRSAALGYDGKWVLHPDQIDAGNEIFSPRQEAYDHAELILEAYEWHTSKAGGARGAVMLGDEMIDEASRKMALVIAGKGRAAGMQRTGERFQPPAG